Below is a window of Sulfitobacter sp. BSw21498 DNA.
TGATGTCGATCCTTTACGGATTCTACAAAGCGGACAAAGGCGACATTTTTATCGCCGGCAAAAAGACCGATATCCCTGACAGCCAGGCCGCGATTGCCGCAGGCATCGGGATGGTGTTCCAGCACTTTAAACTGGTTGAAAATTTTACGGTTCTGGAAAATATCATTCTGGGGGCCGAAGACGGACGGCTGCTGAAACCGTCGCTCGCCAAGGCGCGCAAGTCGCTGTTGAAACTGGCGGATGATTACGGGCTCAAGGTCGATCCCGATGCGCTGGTACAAGACATCGGCGTGGGCATGCAGCAACGCGTAGAGATCCTCAAGGCGCTGTATCGTCAGGCAGATATTCTCATTCTGGATGAACCCACCGGCGTGTTGACCCCTGCCGAAGCGGATCAATTGTTCCGCATCCTCGGGCGTCTGCGCTCTGAGGGAAAGACGATCATCCTGATCACCCACAAGCTGCGCGAGATCATGGAAACGACCGACACCGTATCCGTCATGCGCCGTGGCCAGATGACCGCCACCGTCAAAACCGCCGAGACCTCGCCCGCCGAACTGGCCGAGCTGATGGTCGGCCGCAAGGTCCTGCTGCGTGTGGACAAAAAACCCGCCGCCCCCGGCCCTGTCATTCTGGATATCGAAGGGTTGCGCGTCGTTGATGAAAAAGGCGTAGAGCGTCTGCGCGGCATTGATCTGCAAGTCCGTGCGGGCGAAATCCTTGGCGTCGCTGGCGTGGCTGGCAACGGGCAATCCGAACTGCTGGAGGTTCTGGGCGGCTACCGGCCCGGCAAGGGCAGCGTGCGCGTCAATGGCACGGCGCTGGACCTCACCGGCAATAAATCCGACGGCCAGTCGCGCCGCAATCATGGCATCGCCCACGTCCCCGAAGACCGCCAGCGCGAAGGTCTGATCATGGACTATCAGGCGTGGGAAAACACCGCTTTCGGCTATCACAAAGACCCCGCCTATCGCAGCGGCCTGCTGATGGACAACGCGGCGATCAAAGCGGACACTGTCGAAAAGATGGAACGTTTCGACGTGCGCCCCCCCAACCCCAAACTGGCGGCCAAGAACTTTTCGGGCGGCAACCAGCAAAAGATTGTTCTGGCCCGCGAGATCGAACGCAACCCGGACCTGCTGCTGATCGGTCAACCGACCCGTGGCGTCGACATCGGTGCGATCGAATTCATCCACGAACAGATTGTCGCCCTGCGCGATCAGGGCAAGGCGATCCTGCTGGTGTCGGTCGAGCTGGAGGAAATTCTGGCGCTGAGCGATCGGGTTGCCGTCATGTTCGACGGTCAGGTCATGGGCATTCGCGACGCCAGCAAGACCGATGAAAAAGAACTGGGCTTGTTGATGGCCGGCATCACCGATACCGATGCGCCCCATTCCATCGACGAAATCGAAGACAATCTGGCCCATGCGGGCGGCGATCCGCATAAGGAAGTGTGACATGGACGTAATGCCAAAATGGGCCGAGGTCGTCCTCGTGCCTTTGATATCGCTTTTGCTGGCAGCGATCCTGTCGGCGCTGGTCATTCTGGGCATCGGTGAAGACCCCGTTGCCGCCGTTAAACTGATGGTAACCGGCGCTTTGGGCAGCACCTATGGGTGGGGCTATACGCTGTATTACGCCACCAACTTTATGTTCACCGGCCTGTGCGTCGCCATCGCCTTTCATGCGCGGCTGTTCAATATCGGCGGCGAAGGTCAGGCAATGCTGGGCGGTTTGGGTGTGGCGCTCGCCTGTTTGTATATCCCGTGGCCCCACTGGTCGCTGGCGCTTTTTGGTGCCACTGCGATGGCGGCTGTCTTTGGTGCCGCATGGGCCGCGATCCCCGCGTTCCTGCAAGCCAAGCGCGGCAGCCATATCGTGATCACAACGATCATGTTCAACTTTATTGCCGCCGCGGCACTGAACTATATTCTGGTCAACATGCTGCGCCCTCAAGGCAGCATGGACCCTGCGACCGCCCGCTTTCCTGACGCGACAAAACTGCCAACGTTGCACGATCTTCTGGCCCCGCTCGGGATCGAATTTTCCAAGGCGGCACCGGCCAATATCTCGCTTTTGGTGGCGGTTGCGGCCTGTATCTTCTTGTGGGTGCTGATCTGGCGCACGCGGCTTGGCTATGAAATCCGCGCCTATGGCCATTCGGAATCGGCTGCGAAATACGCCGGTATCTCTCCGGTCAAGATCACCATGATCGCGATGACCATCTCGGGTGGTCTGGCGGGGATGATGGCGATTAACAACGTCATGGGCGAAGCCGAACGGCTGGTCTTGAACGCCACGGAAGGCGCGGGCTTTATCGGCATCGCTGTTGCACTGATGGGGCGTAGCCATCCTTTGGGCGTGTTCCTTGCCGCGATCCTGTTCGGGTTCCTCTATCAGGGCGGCGCGGAACTGGCGCTCTGGACCTCGATCCCGCGCGAGTTGATCGTCGTGATCCAGGCGCTGGTGATCCTCTTTACCGGCGCATTGGACAATATGGTGCGTATGCCGCTCGAGAAAATCTTTTTGGCGCTGCGCGCCGCACGCGCCCCCAAGCCTGAACGCAAACCGGTGGAGCCAGCGGAATAATGGATTACATCACGCTCATCCAACTGTTCGACAGCACCGTGCGCCTTGCGACACCATTGCTGCTGGCGTGCCTTGCCGGTCTGTTTTCAGAACGTGCAGGCATTTTCGACATCGGCCTTGATGGCAAGATGCTGGCGGCGGCATTCTTTTCGGCGGCAGTGGCGTCACTGACGGGTAACGTCTGGCTGGGGCTGTTGGCGGGGATCGCGGCGTCGATGGCGCTGAGCCTGCTGCACGGGCTTGCATCGATTACCTTTCGGGGCAACCAGCTGATTTCAGGCGTTGCGATCAACTTTCTCGCGGCGGGGCTGACCGTTCTGATCGCGCAAGACTGGTTCCAGCAAGGCGGGCGTACGCCGTCGCTGATCGGCGGGGCGCGGTTCAGCCCGATCACCCTGCCTTTCGCTGACGACATTGCTCAAACACCCATCATCGGACCGCTCTACGCCGAGCTGATCTCGGGTCACTCGATCCTTGTCTATATGGCGTTCCTTGCGGTGCCTGCGACGTGGTGGCTGCTCTATCGTACACGTTTCGGCCTGCGCCTGCGCGCGGTGGGTGAAAACCCTGCGGCAGTCGATACGGCGGGGGTTTCCGTCGTTGGCCTGCGCTATGCGGCGGTGTTGATCTGCGGCGTGCTTTGCGGCGTTGCGGGCGCGTATCTTAGCACAGCGCTTCAGGCCGGCTTTATCAAGGACATGTCCGCAGGCCGTGGCTATATCGCATTGGCGGCGCTGATCTTTGCGAAATGGCGCCCGTGGTACGCGCTATGGGCGACGCTGCTGTTCGGCCTGTTCGGTGCGCTTGAAACCCGCCCCGACGTGATCGAGGCGCTGGTGAACTTCAAGGTTCAGGGGCAGTTGCTCGCGGCCCTTCCCTATGTGATGACCGTGATCATTCTGGCGGGCTTCGTCGGCAAGGCGATCCCGCCGCGTGCCGGTGGCGAGCCCTACGTGAAAGAACGCTAACTCTCGTTGCGCCGTTGCAAATTGCGGCGGCGCAGCATCCGCGATTGATTTCAACCTTTCGATCGGACTAACTGCGTCTATGCAAATTTATCTGCCCATCGCCGAATTGTCGGTCAACGCGTTCCTCCTTTTGGGGTTGGGCGGGATTGTGGGCGTTCTATCCGGCATGTTCGGCGTCGGAGGCGGGTTTCTGATCACGCCCCTGCTGTTTTTTATCGGCATCCCCCCAGCGGTGGCCGTGGCCACAGGCGCGAACCAGATTGTGGCGTCGTCGTTTTCGGCGCTGTTGGTGCATCTTAAACGCAAGACGGTTGATCTGCGCATGGGCAGCGTCTTGCTGGCGGGCGGTCTGGTCGGGGCTGCGGCTGGTGTCACGATCTTTAACTACCTCAAATCGCTGGGCCAGGTCGATCTGCTGGTAAACCTTTGCTACGTCGTTTTCCTTGGGATCATCGGCGGGCTGATGTTGATTGAATCGCTGAACGCGATGTACAAGACACGCACCGGAAAACGCCCCCCGCGCAAGAAACACACGTGGATACAAAAGCTGCCATTCAAGATGCGCTTTCGGGTTACGGGGCTTTATATCTCGGTCATTCCACCACTGCTGGTCGGGGCCTTTGTCGGGCTTCTGGCCGCGATCATGGGCGTTGGCGGCGGCTTTATCATGGTGCCCGCGATGATCTATCTGCTGGGGATGCCGACCAAAGTCGTTGTCGGCACGTCGCTGTTCCAGATCATCTTTGTCGCAGCATTTACCACGATGTTACATGCCACCACCAACTATACCGTCGATATCGTGCTGGCCGTGCTGCTGCTGATCGGTGGCGTCATCGGCGCACAGTTCGGCACTACCCTTGGGACCAAGCTCAAGGCGGAACAGCTGCGCATCCTGTTGGCGCTTTTGGTGCTGATCGTCTGCGGCAAGCTGGCGCTGGACCTGCTGTTGCAACCGGCTGAACTTTACTCCATCGGGTTCAAATCATGATCCGTTGGCGTGCTTTAATCGCTGCAGTCCTGACCTGCATCGCGTTCTCTGCGCTCGCCGAAGAGGCAATCGTTTTGGGGCTGAACCAAAGCGAAGTATCTATCTCGACCAACTTTAACGGGTCCGAGATCATCATTTTTGGCGCGGTTAAACGCGAGGAGCCTATCCCAGAGGGCCCCGAGCTTGAGGTCGTGGTTACCGTTTCGGGCCCGTCTGCCCCCGTGACAGTCCGGCGCAAGGAAAAGACTTTTGGCATCTGGATTAACACCGCTGCCGTAGAGGTGGACCGCGCCCCCAGCTTCTACGCCGTCGCCACCAGCGGCCCACTCCAAGACGTCCTGAGCCGCACCGAAGACCTGCGCTACAAAATCTCTGTGCCCCGTGCCATCCGATCTGTCGGGGCCCCGATGGATATCGAGGATTCCGCCGCCTTTTCAGACGCGCTGATCCGTATCCGCAGCAACGCAAACCAGTACCAGCTGGACGAAGCAGGCGTGAGCGTTGACGAACAAACCCTGTTCCGGGCGACGGTACAGCTGCCCGCATCATTGATAGAGGGCGACTATAATACCCGCATTTTCCTGACCCGTGGCGGATCGGTCGTGGCCCAATACGGGACGTTAATCGACGTGCGCAAGGTCGGGTTGGAACGTTGGCTTTACAACATGTCGCGTGAAAACGCGCTGCTATACGGGCTGATGTCACTCGCCATCGCTATTGCCGCAGGATGGGGTGCATCTGCCATCTTTGGTGCGCTGCGCCGCTAAGTGGCGGTGCAGGGAGCAGCCAAAACCAGCCTTTATGCGGCGGGGTCATCCGTCTGCACATCAAGGCTGAGCGGTGCCGCAGGGGCTGCACGCAAGTCATCTACTCGCAACACGCCCGACGGTTTCGACAGACGGTTACGCACCACCCAAATCAGGCGCTCCTGCGCACGGGTGATCGCCACATAGGCAAGGCGCTTCCACAGGGGTTGCCCCGCCTCAGACCGGCCCATACGCGCCGCTGCGAACAGATCGGGTGCAAACACCTGCACTGTATCCCACTGGCTGCCCTGCGCCTTGTGGATGGTGACGGCAGCCCCGTGCAAGAACGTGGCCCCCATGCGCGCGGCAAAGGGGATGAACGGCTCTTCCTCGTCCGGTTTTTCGATCTTTACGATGGACGCGGCAGAGATCTGAGGGTCTTCGGCCCCCATCACATGCAGGCGGCTGAAACCCGGCTTGCGACCATTGCCCAGATAGACGACCTGCGCGCCTTTGATCAGGCCTCGTGCTTCGAGGTCCAGCCGTTTCTTGCGGTGTTTCAGTGGCAGCTCGATCCCGTCACAAATCAGCGGCTCGCCTTCCAATAGGGCGTCTTCTGGCGCCCCATAAACCGCCCGGAATGCGTTGATCAGCCGGATGCGCGTCGCATTGCGCCAGACCAGCACAGGCGAACGCGCCATCAGGTCAACCTCTACCCGCTGGCCCCAGACCACGCGGTCATCTTTCTTTGACGCGTCTTCGATCATGCGTTCGAACTGCTCGAATGTCAGCGCCGGATCGGCAAGCGCGTGCGCCAGATCAAGGATCGGGTTGTCGGCCTTCTGCCGGTGGATACGGCTCAGGTTCAACACGCGTTCTTTGGGTAGTTTTTCGAACACCATCGTGCCGGACTGCCCCACGGGGGCCAGCTGTGCCGGATCGCCAAATAGCAGTAGCGTCGGGAAAATCTCTTTTAGATCCTCGAACTGCTTGTCATCCAGCATAGAGCTTTCATCGACGAAACCGATGTCGAGCGGTTCTTCGCGGCGTTTCCATCCGGTGATGAAATCACTGCCGCGCAGCCCCGCTGCAGCCAATGCGCCGGGGATTGATTTGTTTTTCTGATAGAACGCCAGTGCCCTATCCAACGCAATCTCGTTCATCCCCTCAATCACCGGACGGTCGCCGTTGCCTGCCAGCCACTCTGCGATGCGTTCATATTCGGGGTCATACACAGGGGTATAGAGGATACGGTGGATCGTGGTCGCCGGCACACCGCGCAAACGCAGGACCGATGCCGCCTTGTTGGTGGGCGCGAGGATCGCCAGCGTGCGCTTGTCTTTCTTTTTGCGTTCATAGTCACCCGACACGATGTCGACGCCCGCGTTTTCCAATGCCTTGTACAGCTCTGCCAGCAGCAGAGTCTTGCCCGACCCCGCCTTGCCGGTCACCGCCAGCACCTGATCTGCACCGCCCGCAGGCGGCATCAGCAAGTTGTCATCAAGATCAATGCCCGCATGGCGCAACATTTCGGCTACGCTATCAAAAGCAGCGGCCTGATCGTCGGAATAGGTAAGGGCAGGTACTGTCATGGCGCGACCCTAGTTGAGCGCCGCGCCGGGGGCCAGATGGCATCACGGTTATTCGCACATTCAGCTTGCGCCACAACGTCCCTGCGAGGCCCGAAACGCAAAACACCCGCACGCCGGGATGCGGCGCACGGGTGTCTGGTCAGTGCCCCCGCGAAATGAGCTGTCTGATTATTTTTTCGCGTCCAGCGCGTCTTCGAGAGTGCGCAGGCCGGTTTTAGGCGACTGCACCAGCACCGACATGTTGCCGGGCTTGTGTTCGTTTGCCAGCATCTTCATGTGCGCGTCAGGCAGATCGGCCCAAGTGAACACTTCGGACATGCATGGATCAAGACGGCGTTCGACCATCAGCTTGTTCGCCGCCGACGCCTGCTTGAGGTGGGCAAAGTGGCTGCCCTGCAAGCGCTTCTGGTGCATCCACATATAGCGCACGTCGAACGTCAGGTTAAAGCCCGAGGTCCCCGCGCAGATCACGACCATGCCGCCCTTTTTGCAGACAAAGGTGGATACAGGGAATGTCGCCTCGCCGGGGTGTTCAAACACCATATCGACGTTCACACCCTTGCCGGTGATCTCCCAGATTGCGGCACCGAATTTGCGCGCCTCTTTGAACCACGCGGCGTATTCGGGCGTGTTCACGGTGGGCATCTGGCCCCAGCAGTTGAAGTCCTTGCGGTTCAACACGCCTTTGGCGCCCAGATCCATCACAAAGTCACGCTTGGATTCGTCCGAAATCACACCGATCGCATTGGCACCTGCGGTATTGATCAACTGGATCGCATAAGACCCCAGACCACCCGATGCGCCCCAGACCAGAACGTTCTGACCAGGTTTCAGATCGTGCGGCTCGTGGCCAAACAGCATCCGGTACGCAGTGGCCAGCGTCAGCGTGTAGCACGCCGCCTCTTCCCATGTCAGGTGCTTGGGGCGTGGCATAAGCTGCTGCGCCTGAACGTTGGTGAACTGTGCAAACGACCCGTCGGGTGTCTCGTAGCCCCAGATGCGCTGGCTCGGGGAATACATCGGATCGCCGCCGTTGCACTCTTCGTCGTCGCCGTCATCCTGGTTGCAGTGGATCACGACCTCGTCGCCGATCTTCCAGCGCTTAACCTTGTCACCGACGGCCCAGACGATACCGGACGCATCAGAGCCCGCGATGTGGAAGGGCTGCTTGTGCCCGTCAAACGGGCTAATCGGTTTGCCCAACGCAGCCCAGACACCGTTATAGTTCACACCCGCTGCCATCACGAGGACAAGCACTTCGTTACTGTCGAGCGTCGGCACGTCCACGACTTCTTCGAGCATCGCCGTATTGGGATTCCCGTGACGTTCCTTGCGGATGGTCCATGCGTACATCTGCTTGGGAACATAGCCCATCGGAGGAATTTCCCCGATTTCGTAAAGGTCTTTTTCCGGAGCGTCATATTGCGCGATATTCGTGTCCAAGGCCATGTCGGTCTCCACAGTCAGAATAGGTTTGTGCCGCAGTGCAGAATCGCGGCGTCTACAGGTGGAATATGATCCTTGACGCAACAATGCAACACCAATTGCCCTCCAATTGTAACTTTATGACTTTGCAGTCGCAGCAATTTCACCTGTTTGACCTATCGATCAAAGAAATGCGCGATCGAGTTCGCATAGAAGCGCAGCACCGACCGCTGACTGTCAGCAGGCCGATATCCCCGCTCTACCGCTGTGATTATCCCGCGTTGCAACAGATGTTGGCGTGCCTTGACCACATTGGTGCCAAACCCTTCGTCCCCTTCAAATGTATTGACCGGAGCAAGGGCTGCCATATGGGCCATCTCTTGTTCAAGCGCCACACCGTCCAGCGGCACTTCCGCCAACAACAACACCCGTGCCAGCAAGGGTACAAACAGCAGCGGCATCTCGTGTTCGATCCGGCCCATCAGGTCCTGCGCGATCCCGTCGACATCGGGGGTGCTGCCATAGTCGCGCAGATGCACCGGCGTGCCAAACACCACCACGGCCTCTCCGAAGCGCAGGAACTTGCCGCGCATACGCAGCCAGACCTTGCGCACAATGAACTTCAGAATGACCGAGATTTGCGCGTCGAACCGCCGCGTGCCCGCCTCATCCGCCGAGATCAGGACGCGATCCTCCAGTACCCGGTCATAGTTGATCGCCACGGGCACAAAAACGACATCGCGGTCTTTCAGGTCGGCCTCCAGTACATAGCCGAGCAACCCCATCTTGGGCGGCATCAGCTTGCCATTCAGGCTCAGCCCGCCTTCGGGGAAGATCGCTTGGGTCACGCCGCCTTCGGTCGCCATCTGCACATAGCGCGCCAGCACCTTGCGATACAGCGCACCGCGCGATTTGCGCCGGATGAAATAGGCCCCCATTGACCGGATCAACCGGCTTAGGGGCCAGACCCGCGCCCATTCCCCCACGGCATAGCTCAGCGCGGATGCCTCCCCCGCGAGGTAGGTGACCAGCACGTAATCCATATTGCTTCGGTGGTTCATGATAAAGATGACCGTGGCGTCTGACGGAATACCTTCGATCACGGCGTCATTTTGGGTACCCGTGCGCACATCGTAAAGCGCGTTCGCCAGAAACCGCGCCAGCCGGATGCCAAAGCTGAAATAGGCAAAGGCGCTAAAGCTCGGGACAATTTCGCGGGCATAGCGTCGCGCCTGTTCTGACGCGACGTTTTCAGGGATGCCGTTGGCGCGGGCGTGATCCACGATGGCCTGACTGATCTGCGGATCATAAATCAGCCGCTGGATCATATCGTGACGCCGCGCGAGCTTGAACGGCTCGATTGGGCGGGTCAGCCGTGTGTTCAACTGCGCGACAGCCTTTTCCAGCCGTCTGCGAAAAAACCACCTGACCGAGGGCAGTAAAAAGTGGCTCAGCGCGGTCACCGCGGCGAAAAGCAGGATCACGGCGAAAAGCCAAACGGGAAGTTCAATAGTTTGCGTCATTGCCCAACCCTTGCAGGAGGCGCACAGTCTGGGCAACACAAAAGCAAAATGCGCTGCGTTAAGAAGACCCGAAAGAACGCCATACCCGCCGCCGCCTAAGGCAGCGCGAAGCCTTTAGGTGCCATGCCGCGATGCAGCGAATTGACAGCGCCCGATTATTTCACGTATCAATCGACCAGCGCAATAATATTACCCATTCGATTCACGAAAGGCCGCCCCATGTCGCAACCGCAAAAAGACCGCCCCTGGCTGATCCGCACCTATGCCGGACACTCTACCGCCGAGGCATCCAATGCGCTGTACCGCGCAAACCTTTTGAAAGGGCAAACCGGCCTGTCGGTCGCTTTTGATCTGCCCACACAGACTGGCTATGACAGCGACCACATCCTGTCGCGCGGCGAAGTCGGCAAGGTGGGCGTGCCCGTGGGCCATTTGGGCGACATGCGCAGCCTGTTCAAGGACATCCCGCTTGAACAGATGAACACGTCGATGACGATCAATGCCACTGCCCCATGGCTGCTGGCGCTGTATATCGCCGCGGCCGAGGAACAGGGCGCGGACGTGTCTAAGCTGCAAGGCACCGTACAAAACGACCTGATCAAGGAATACCTGTCGCGCGGCACCTATATCTGCCCGCCTGCCCCGTCGCTCAAGATGATCGCGGATGTGGCCGAATACTGCTATACAAACGTGCCCAAATGGAACCCGATGAACGTCTGTTCCTACCACCTGCAAGAAGCCGGCGCGACGCCCGAGCAAGAACTGGCCTTTGCCCTTGCCACTGCGACCGCCGTGCTGGACGCTCTGCGCCCCCGCGTCCCCGAAGAAGATTTTCCGAAACTCGTTGGCCGGATCTCCTTCTTTGTGAATGCCGGCATCCGTTTCGTCACCGAGATGTGCAAGATGCGCGCCTTTGGTGATCTGTGGGACGAGATTTGCCTTGAACGCTACGGCGTCGAGGACCCCAAATACCGGCGCTTCCGCTATGGTGTGCAGGTGAATTCGCTGGGACTGACCGAACAACAGCCCGAAAACAACGTCTACCGTATCCTGATCGAGATGCTGGCGGTGACCCTGTCAAAGAACGCTCGCGCCCGCGCCGTGCAGTTGCCCGCCTGGAACGAAGCGCTTGGCCTGCCACGCCCGTGGGACCAGCAGTGGTCAATGCGGATGCAGCAAATCATGGCCTACGAAACCGACCTGCTTGAGTTCGACGACCTGTTCGACGGCAACCCCGCTGTGGACCGCAAAGTCGAAGCGCTGAAAGAAGGCGCACGGGCCGAGCTTGCCAACCTTGACGACATGGGCGGCGCAATTTCCGCGATTGACTACATGAAGTCGCGTCTGGTCGAAAGCAACGCCGACCGTCTGGGCCGCATCGAAGCGGGCGAGACGATCGTGGTGGGCGTCAACAAGTGGCAGCAGGGCGAACCCTCGCCGTTGATGACCGGCGATGGTGGCATCATGGTCGTGGACCCCGCGGTTGAGGCAGACCAGATCAACCGTCTGAATGCATGGCGCGACAGCCGCGATCAAGCGGCCGTAGACAAAGCCCTTGCCGATCTGCGCGCCGCCGCCGCCGAAGGTCGCAACGTCATGGAGCCGTCGATCGCAGCCGCCAAAGCGGGCGTCACAACGGGCGAATGGGCGGAACAGATGCGTAGCGTCCACGGGGAATACCGCGGGCCCACAGGTGTCGCATCAGGCCGGTCGAACAAGACCGAAGGGCTGGACGATCTGCGCGACGCCGTTGACGCCGTAAGCACCCGTCTGGGCCGCCGCCTGAGCTTTCTGGTGGGCAAGCCGGGGCTGGACGGCCATTCCAACGGTGCCGAACAGATCGCCGTGCGCGCACGCGATTGCGGTATGGAAATCGCCTACGAGGGTATTCGGCTTACCCCGTCCGAAATTGTTTCCGCCGCCCTGGAGGGAGAGCATCACGTCGTCGGACTTTCCATTCTTTCGGGATCGCATATTCCATTGGTCGAGGATTTGATGAAACAAATGCGTGACGCCGGATTGGCGCATATTCCCGTAATCGTAGGTGGAATTATTCCAGAAGAAGACGCCAAAAGATTGCGCGCCATGGGTGTTGCCCGCGTTTACACGCCGAAGGACTTTGAATTGAATACGATTATGGCAGACATCGTCACACTGGCCGATCCTGAAACAGTGGCCGCGGAATAAAAGCCGCTTATTCAATAAATACTTTTTTTGTTCATTCTTTTGGAGTAAAGCAACGAATGGCTTTTCGACAAAGGAATGAGCGAAATGAGTATTGATCTGAGCACAATGTCCCACAAAGAGCTTGAACAGCATTTGGAAGACGTGAAGATGGCGATTAAAAACGCATATGAACGCGACCGTGTAGAAGCCCGCAAAGCAGCTGAAAAAGCAGCCGCCGAATACGGCTTTTCACTGGACGAAGTTTCCAGCGGCGCGAAAAAGGGCAAAGCTGCAAAAGCTGCCGCGAAATACGCCAACCCCGAAGATCCTAGCCAGACATGGACCGGCAAAGGCCGTCAGCCCAACTGGTTCCGCAATCTTGTTTCCAATGGCACAGCACCGGAATCCCTGGAACTGTAAGTAAACTTGGACATCGCACCCCTTGCGATGTCCGTGCCCCCGCGGCGCATCCTCTTGGCTTTGGAAATAGACGAGCATCCTATGACAATTCATATCGGCGCAAAACCCGGCGACATCGCGGAAACAGTTCTCATGCCGGGCGACCCCTATCGCGCGAAATGGGCGGCGGAAACATTTCTTAAAGATGCAAAACTTGTGAATGAAGTCCGCGGCATGTTGGGTTTCACGGGCACATGGAATGGCAACCGCGTCACGATTCAAGGCTCGGGCATGGGGATGCCGTCGCTCTCGATTTATGCCAATGAATTGATTTCCGAATTCAACGCACAAACCCTAATTCGGATTGGCTCTTGTGGCGGGATGCAACCGCAAGTTGGCATTCGCGATGTGATTATTGCCATGACGGCGACGACAATTACCTCGCCGTCTTCCGGTATCTTCCGCGAGATGAATTACGCCCCTTGCGCCGATTGGTCCCTGCTGCGTGCCGCTGTGAATGCTGCCGAAGCAAAAGGCACAAAAACACATGTCGGCGGGATCTATTCCTCGGATGTATTCTATGCCGAACGCCCTGATCTGGACGAACAGATGACCCGCCACGGCATTCTGGGCGTCGAGATGGAAGCAGCTGAACTCTATACGCTTGCCGCGCGTCACAAGCGCCGTGCGCTGGCTGTGCTGACCGTTAGCGACCACTTGCAAACCGGTGAGGCGCTGCCTGCGGAAGAGCGTGAGAAGTCGTTTGGCGATATGGTAGAGATCGCGCTGCAGGCGGCGTTCCCGAACAGCTGATGCGTCTTGATCCCCCGTCGGACGCTCCGCGGGGGATTTATTGCCATTTTGAATTATCAGGCCGGTGTCGACCCTAGCCCTCAGCCCCCGTGGCTGCGGTCGTATCCGTTAGGCTGCGGGCTTTGCCAGCCGTCAAGCGTGCCACTTGCGGGGGCAAAAACCTCTACCAGCAGCGGATAGCAAGCGGCGGTATCGGCCGAATGCTTCGACGAACAGTCGCCGCCCGGACAAGCGCTGAGCGCGCCGAGCAGGTCGATCTCGGCAAAAAACTCGAGGTAATCATCGGGGCGCACCGGACTGGCCTTCATGAAATACTGGCCGGTATCACGGGTAAAGCCGGTGCACATAAAGACGTTCAGCACATCATGCACAAACGGCTCTGCTTCGGCGTAGGATATACCCTGATGGTCCGCC
It encodes the following:
- the deoD gene encoding purine-nucleoside phosphorylase; translated protein: MTIHIGAKPGDIAETVLMPGDPYRAKWAAETFLKDAKLVNEVRGMLGFTGTWNGNRVTIQGSGMGMPSLSIYANELISEFNAQTLIRIGSCGGMQPQVGIRDVIIAMTATTITSPSSGIFREMNYAPCADWSLLRAAVNAAEAKGTKTHVGGIYSSDVFYAERPDLDEQMTRHGILGVEMEAAELYTLAARHKRRALAVLTVSDHLQTGEALPAEEREKSFGDMVEIALQAAFPNS